CTACCGCTCATTAGTGGGCGATACGAATGAAACAGTCCACAGATGagtgttgctggtggtggctgcTCAATTGTTGCAACTTGTACGACTTTTGTCCCAACGCCTATTGCTAGATTGTCACGTTTTATGAGTACTGAATTGATTACCGGATTACATTACTTGATGTCAGAATAACACCATCCGATTATCTACATCCgcattcatttaaaaatggtTGATTTCAATAAATCGGTATGAAGATGAAGGACGAGAAGGACGAAGAACCAAGTGTTACAATGCTTTCTTTTGTCAGTTTGCCAGTTAGAATGGCCCAGATCTCAACCTAATTAGGTAAAGATAAGATATTTGGGATGGTAGGCTCTATGTGACGCCTACCATCCCAAATATGGAACTCTTGGaaattagtgatgggaaatcccggactgatttcgcttctaaaactttttttttaattaaagaaCTAATTCACATTTTGGAGCAAATTATAATTCTGGAGTCAACTATGTTTCCGTTATCggggcaaattgcgattcccaggtcaattccgattccgatttcggagccgattctgatcgcagaatcgattccagagctGACTcgggaatcgactccggagtgaactccggaattggctccggaatcagaatcggctccggaattgatttcgaacatggaatcgggtaggtccgattccgagctcccaccactattGGAAATCCCTTCAAGGGATTTAAATAGAACGTTTAGAGCTCCCGATATCCGATTATTGAGCACTATCATGATAATTCTATAAAGGTGTGGGAGCTGGCTGGACAAAAGTTTTGGAAGACAAACGAGTACCCCGCTTAACGAGTGTCTCGCATAACGAGCACAACCATATTAAAATGATCAAAACAATAGTTAATAACACACCATATGACAGATGGCCTTCACCTGTAACAGTTTGCACGTACGAAGTTCGTAGATTTCCTTTAATTTGTCCTTGACGAACTAGTTAGGGGACAATAGCTTGCAATTTGAATATCgatgacacacaaaaaatgcaactcTCTACACAAGTCTGACGAAAGCCATGGTACCGTGACGAGATAATTGAACATCTTTTGCTACCCTTGCTACCTCGCCTTAGTTTGAACGTTGATTTTCTACGCGCAAAAAAGATGAAATATCTAATGCTACAACCTTAAAATCGTTGCTTCGATGACACGAAGGTGATTGTTATTTATGGTCCTCAATGCTGCGCACCGGAACATGCCACATGGTCGTGTTTAGCAGACCTCCAATTTGCTTGCTGCTGTCTTCAACTGTTTCTGTGTAAGAATCGGTGGAAATTTCTGGGCAAAAAGTTTGCCCGAGGCTGAAGTTTGTTCTTCGTCGTGAGTCCTAGCATTTGATGCCTAGGTGCAGTCTTTGATAGGCTGCAGTGATGCACATCCAGCAGCATTGACGCTCTTGGTTGGTTTGGTAAAGTGCTTTAGAGAAATGTATTGTAAAACCACAGATATACTAATCCTGAAATAACGTCGAGCGACCCGCTATTGTGAAAAGGaattatttcttcttcatttcaaCTTAGTTTAACATTCCTGCTACAGTTTGAAATAGTTGAAAATAATTGTTACAATAACAACAATCCTTGCATGCAATGTGTcggttccttttttcttttttttattaacatgCGCAAATATAACAATACCGAAGCCTAGGGATAATAATTTGtaatttcattccatttaATTCATGGTTCAAATTATATTTCACTTTTTGTTGAACgaatctctttttttttaaacaaaaaatgttttgaaaattacaaaaaaaaacccaaacaatGAGCTAAAAGGAAAAATCTTTTATGAACATTTCAGACCTCAAATTCCGTTGCATGAAATGCAATATATACtataaaatataattgaaaatgtttcgGTAAGCTGTCCTGTTTCTATTTGTTGTGGCTCGCTCCTGCCGTTCTGCCCCTATCTACCTCCTCCTTACCTTTTTCTTCGCATCTTTTGCGCACTCTTCTCCTCTGTCTGTCTTTCTATACTTTAACCGGGTCCTTACATTTCTTACTAGTCTACATATTTTGATACAGCAACTTTACTAGCCCGTACTCGTTTTGTTAACAAACTCTCTTTCGCATTCAGTGTCCTGCACCACAGAACATTCACCATAGCACAGCTTCGCTTCCCTTCACTTGGCTCCTTTCAGCTTCCTTTCGTTTCGCTGCTTACCTattgtttcccttttcgctTGTTGGTTTCAGCCCTGATAATATAAAAGCGTCTTCCCATTCACCGGCTAACGTAAGCGCCAAATAATGACGTCTTGCTGATATTTGTATATATCGCTGGCTCACTTCAAAACTGCGCCAAACAAAAAGAGTTTGATATCTTTCGACAGATGCACCTGCTGTGGCCATAACATCGGACGCCAGAGCGTAACAGCTGATCCTTCCAGCACCCACGGTACTGTGATGACGACCAGTCGGCTATTGTAATCTATGCATCGTCCATACATTGGAACTTTTTTCCTTACCATGTTTGTTACCATCGCCCTACCCCATGTTCTACGTATTTCGTAGCCTTTCTGCGGAATGCGTTCACCTCACCGCGGTAGCTCGATCGCGCGAGAGAGGACCGACACACCTAGCCGCCGATATATGGGTGACTGGTACTAGTATTCCGTTACTGGCGGCCCTTCTTAAAAGATCTTAAATCAGCCGTTTCGCGCGATTGAGGCTGCCGGTGTCGGTGTCCTAGCAAATCGAACTAGCTGCAAAATCTATTCCGCCCGTTTGCTCTACGCCTCCCTGTCTGTCTGGTTTGCTTCTGATTTCTCTACGTACTTCCAAATTTCCTTATAATTATGTCCTAATCACTCAGATTCCCACCTATCCATCCAGCTCCATACCGCACGCCCACACACTCTCATCGTCGGTTGTCTCTTTCACTCGTAGATGCAGCCATCGAGTGCCGGTGTGTCTAGTGTCGCTTGCTGGCTTACCGTGGCTGCAAACGCCGCGAGGCCCGAATCATCTTCCGCCTGGCGATTTGATGCGATTGGCCCGCCGATATTTGCCTGAAAACGGTACAacatatattttaatttactaTCAGGCTTAAAttgaaataggaaaaaaaaagtttttcgtggaaaaggggggggggaggggatttCAAAAGAAATCCCGTAAATGAAAGTAAATAGGAATATCAAATAGAGCCACAAAAATACAGCAaatacaacagcaaacaacagtTTTGTCACTATTTAAtacaaaaagacaaacaagAAGTTAATGCGTGCGTGATTAATAATGCGTGAACATAAAACCACAATCGGCAGTACAATGGAAGCTACAAGCTAAGTTAGcgttaattttaataaaaccgATGAATTTCTTCGCTATGTTATAGAATAGAACGTACACGACGAAATCCAGAACTACAGCCGGTATTAGGATGCCCAATCGTATTCTACTTTTACCTGAATTTGATGATAATTTGGTAAGCCCTGTTGAACTATGTTTATGACAACATAATTACACGAATATTAGATTCGACAACAACGACTGCCTGCGATGTTTGATTCGAattgttttttcctcttaTCTATCTGCTGCTTTATAGTGGCTTTCAAATTGCAGAAACTGTGATCTTAAATCTATCCATCTTCCCCAGGTGTGCAAATTATTATATAAATGTGTAAAATCGACTGAAAAGTAAAAAGTAGTAATAAGAATGTATTGTCCTTAAATGAGAAAATGTGACGCACAGGATGCAGCCGTGTTGAGCAGACAACATAGTGTAATGTGTTCGTGATTCGAATTTAATTtgctccatttttttattaggGTAAATACAATCTTAACGATTCTTTCTCCCTTTCAAGTCCCATTGAACAAAGTAAGAACATTACGTAGCTCACAAACGAGTTATACGACATACAGCAAATATGGAAATGTAGTAGCTAGATACGTCAATGATTACAGTCATTTGAACAAGATTCAGCCTTGGCATAGTAGCTTCTTCGTACCCCAATAACTACGAATGCACAACATGCAAAGCAATATTagctaaaaaaattaaaaagctaAACACGCGATTATTAGTTGATAATTGTGATGAAAAATCTAACCTCAACACTACTGGATACTGGATGCAGGGAACGAAGGATAGAATCATAAAATATATACACTGTGGCACAGAGATAGTGAACGGCTAGGATGTGTAATTGCGTAGAGAACGTCTCTAATTTCTTATCAAGAGCCAGCTACTTACGCGCTTGGGTTGGGTTGTGGTTTTCCGCCGAATTGGAATACTGGATTAGACTCAGCCTGCatatttttgaagaaaaaaaaaaacaaaaagagagtaTTAAAACCATCATTAACGTTGTTACACGTGTCTACTTCTGATGAGCCTCTTGGTTATGTGTGGCTCTTGATGTGGGAAGAATTTTGAGGTGTAATGTAGATTTGTGTCTTCTAAATCTATTACGCAGCGCCTGATATTTCAATAGATTTAGGAGACTTATAACATAGCTTGGTCAGACAtaattgaagcaaaacaaaatcaagaaGAACTGAAAAAAGCAACGAAAGGGAGTATTATATACCCAATTTTTCCATGTATAGCCATCAACATTTCATCAAAAACTTAACCAGACAGTGTTTTTTACTATTTCTAAACAATAGAGCCCATGGACTTCTGGCATAGACTAGAAAGGTTGCTGAATCGTTAACGGAGCAACCACACCCAAAACTGAATTTTAGAATTCATTGCGAACTTATCACCCCTCCCACCGTCAGTgaagtagaaaaaataaatcgacAATGACAAATGGATTGGATTGTGCAATAATGTCAAAATCTTGAATGATAATATCTATTCGGCTCTGTAAGatgtagtggtgggagctcggaatcggacctacccgattccgaatTCGTGTTCGGAACCAATTCatgagccgattccgatgctggaatcgattccggagttaaatcaggagccgattccagagttggttccggagccgattccggagttggttccggagtcgattccggaattggttccggagatgaatccggaatcgattctgggaTCGGccccggaatcgattccaagatcggaatcggctccggcaTCAGAATCgcctccagaattggaatcgacatgagaatcgcaatttgctccggtaacggaatcaggcaGAAATGGAGTTAGCTCCAGAATGACTAttagtttttgaattgaaataagaagtgtgAGACGCGAAATAAATCGGGGAATCTCCATGCGAATAGATCATTTGCAAGTAAATTTCGATTCTTTGTCTATATCAACACgtatcattggacccaaacgcctattcctaTGAAGATGCCGGAACCGAATCcgtttcgaagccaattctgacattcgaaactgattccggacctactatctggaatcgattccagaaaactttgaagctagccggaatcgattccgacgaaatcttcatttttcccatcactagtaaaATGGACTTCTATTGCTCAGGAGTGGCACGCCATACCCAATTACTGGTTGTGGTGAAATTAAAGTTGACCGGTGTCGATGACGGCAATCCGAACAGGCTGGTAGGAGCGGCATTACTGTCTCCGGTAACGCTGGCCGCGAACTacaattagaaaaaaagaaacattggcGTTGGCAAGAAGGTAACGCTATAtagttaattttaaaataatgttcacaTTCCAGTCAACTGTTAACAGTAGATCGACCAAGGATTGTAATAATCCTGGTTTTTGCCATCCAAACTAGGCACAAATACGGCCCGCGATGACCTTACATAATGAATCATTTATTTCGAGTATTTTAatcatcatgtttttttttctttttaagcaaaaaatcaagcttctaaataaaaataatgtgaTACATTAGTATGTTTTGTTATCACAATGAAATTAGCTAAAAATAACGTCAAATAGCCCTCagcaataaaaacgaaaattaCCTGTTGCTGTGGCGCCATTGAGCTGCCACTGTTCACCGACGGTTGGAAGCTGACGGCGGAAGGAACTTTAGGGCTAGCACCGAAAACGAACGGCTGGGCGGCACTGGTCACGGTGGTGCTAGTGTTCGTGAAGGAAAAGCTcggcttgctgctgctcgcttcCGGCACTACTGCCGCGGCCGGTGGGCAAGGGTGGGCGCTGTTCGCCGGCGCACCGAACGAAAACAGGCCCGCTGGGACTGGTGCTGTAGCGGGTGCCGGTGCTGGCGCTGGCGCTGGCGCCACACTGTTGGAAGTGCCACGATCCACCCCGTTGAAGGCACCGAACAGGAAGCCGCCCGTCCGCGAAGGGGTGGAGGTGATCGGGTCCGCTGCTTTCATCTCCTTCTGGGTGTCGATTGTCGTGGAGTTGGCGGCAGTGTTTGGTGTAAACGATGGCATGCCGAAAGTGAATTTAGGAACGAGCACGGCGGCTTCGCTTGCCTTGCCGGGGGCACTGCCGGCCCCACCACCGCCCGGTCGGTCCTGTTCGCAGCAGAGACATCGGCCGTGCTCTATCGGGTTCTGCGCAGTGCACGTGTCACACACCCACGTGCTTGCCTTCATCTTTTCGACGATCGACTGGAAGCCATCCTTCAGCTCCGGCACCTTGCTGAACGGTGAATCCGCCGCCAGCATTCTTTTCCATTCGATCGACGTGTGTGGCTCACTGTCTTGCGAGGATTTTTTCGCGGgaggttgctgctgttgctcttcAGGTTTCTTCGCTGGTTTCGCACTTTCGCACGCCATGCACTTTTGCTGCTCGGGCTCATTCCGGATCATGCACATGTCACACACCCATTTGCCGGCGGATTCGGCCATCAGTTCCTGGAACGAGCGAACAGGCTGCGCGCTTATTGAaggttgcggctgctgctgtactgGCTTCTTCATCGCAAGCCACTGCTTCAAATCGCTCGGCGTTTGCGGTTCGCTGTTGTGAGTCGAATTTTTCGCGggaggttgctgctgctgttctggCTTCTTCGCTGGCTTCGCACTTTCGCACGCCATGCACTTTTGCTGCTCGGGCTCGTTCCGGATCATGCACATGTCACACACCCATTTGCCGGCGGATTCGGCCATCAGTTCCTGGAACGAGCGAACAGGCTGCGTGGTGCTTGTTgaaggttgctgctgctgctgctgctgctgctgtgctggcTTCTTCGCTGGCTTCGCACTTTCGCACGCCATGCACTTTTGCTGGTCGGGCTCATTCCGGATCATGCACATGTCACACACCCATTTGCCGGCGGATTCGGCCATCAGTTCCTGGAACGAGCGAACAGGCTGCGTGGTGCTTGTTgaaggttgctgctgctgctgctgctgctgctgtgctggcTTCTTCGCTGGCTTCGCACTTTCGCACGCCATGCACTTTTGCTGGTCGGGCTCATTCCGGATCATGCACATGTCACATACCCATTTGCCGGCGGATTCGGCCATCAGTTCCTGGAACGAGCGAGCCTTCGTTTCGAGATGTTGCTCTAAACAGCGTGCCGGCGATGCAAACGTGAACGTAATCGTAGGCGACGGGCTAAACTCCAGCTCCATCGGTTCACCCAGCGCAATGGGCGAAGCGAAGGTAAACTGCTGCACACCTTCAATCGGCGTGCTGGACCTGCACAGCTCCTTCCCTTCGTTTTCCTGCTCCATCAAATCCGTCTCGTccccatcctcctcctcctcctcgctctCCCCGTGCTTTTCCTCTGCTTCTTTACACTGCTCTTGCTGCTCTGTCTCGCGCTCGTCCTCTGCACCCACCAGCTGCTCCTGCTCATTATGCGTTGGCGtggtttcatttccatttaccGCCTTCCGCTTCCCCTCCGCTGTGACCGGCTGCGATGACAGCGGATTCCATCTAACCCGCGACAGACCGCGCAGATGCTCGGGGTTAGGTAACGGGGGGGCTAGTTGCTGCTTCGGCTCTTCCGGCGCCTTGGACGCTTCCACGCTCGGGCGGGTCTCGGTGGCCAGGCTTCGCCGCTCACTCGGACTTGCTGGCCGGTCGGCGGGCAGCAGCGGTACGCTGTACTCCATCAGGGGTACGGCCGGCGGCCGTGGCACATACTCCACCGGTTCGTTCAGGATGGACGCCGACTTCTGCTCGCGCATGATCTGCAACATCTCCGGTATGCGCGGGC
The Anopheles arabiensis isolate DONGOLA chromosome X, AaraD3, whole genome shotgun sequence DNA segment above includes these coding regions:
- the LOC120905960 gene encoding nuclear pore complex protein Nup153-like isoform X1 — its product is MSYMGKVSSPRRTEQRSQEDDDCEEEDEVTPTGRSDRPVLAATMEEEDSDRSNSRNHTNTINSSTASEQDQSLVGKIASNFLSNLSKLVRNAKEKIVSPKQGRYKRSLEADLSGRQAREQLAAEPRKRPRSSIMDKEEEEEEREDEEDQDRADRAVMEQEEYADENDEEQAPAAHRNARTYEIVTKRRRLHEVEPSVAAAPLPRSTIGMRASRAPVRSSKHTQTDRFDRFVAQTGRMDRATSTVGQYRSARNDARPSGRTSLFGRPASVASSDSVFRPYSIHSTQPTATVTSGAEPEDGAAGEPARPFAAYKFGQGLADASGRMTSFLGNAHYRQRMESLQRGAVPKAFFSSHDEPAKSLYSSGSESSVSSRWPSFNQTLFGSVSSLSSGRIPPEYGGSPFYDGLTRYGGASAARTLATNVMVQRSAQPSNSTLVVRQDAASGSGRRREAGPEPPKAPEISSTSQRMRHILDTFSTNKKNGQPVPEQFLSNSSLRRELDELIGRTKQTNRIAYPYPDVHSPRIPEMLQIMREQKSASILNEPVEYVPRPPAVPLMEYSVPLLPADRPASPSERRSLATETRPSVEASKAPEEPKQQLAPPLPNPEHLRGLSRVRWNPLSSQPVTAEGKRKAVNGNETTPTHNEQEQLVGAEDERETEQQEQCKEAEEKHGESEEEEEDGDETDLMEQENEGKELCRSSTPIEGVQQFTFASPIALGEPMELEFSPSPTITFTFASPARCLEQHLETKARSFQELMAESAGKWVCDMCMIRNEPDQQKCMACESAKPAKKPAQQQQQQQQQPSTSTTQPVRSFQELMAESAGKWVCDMCMIRNEPDQQKCMACESAKPAKKPAQQQQQQQQQPSTSTTQPVRSFQELMAESAGKWVCDMCMIRNEPEQQKCMACESAKPAKKPEQQQQPPAKNSTHNSEPQTPSDLKQWLAMKKPVQQQPQPSISAQPVRSFQELMAESAGKWVCDMCMIRNEPEQQKCMACESAKPAKKPEEQQQQPPAKKSSQDSEPHTSIEWKRMLAADSPFSKVPELKDGFQSIVEKMKASTWVCDTCTAQNPIEHGRCLCCEQDRPGGGGAGSAPGKASEAAVLVPKFTFGMPSFTPNTAANSTTIDTQKEMKAADPITSTPSRTGGFLFGAFNGVDRGTSNSVAPAPAPAPAPATAPVPAGLFSFGAPANSAHPCPPAAAVVPEASSSKPSFSFTNTSTTVTSAAQPFVFGASPKVPSAVSFQPSVNSGSSMAPQQQFAASVTGDSNAAPTSLFGLPSSTPVNFNFTTTSNWAESNPVFQFGGKPQPNPSAQISAGQSHQIARRKMIRASRRLQPR
- the LOC120905960 gene encoding nuclear pore complex protein Nup153-like isoform X2; the encoded protein is MSYMGKVSSPRRTEQRSQEDDDCEEEDEVTPTGRSDRPVLAATMEEEDSDRSNSRNHTNTINSSTASEQDQSLVGKIASNFLSNLSKLVRNAKEKIVSPKQGRYKRSLEADLSGRQAREQLAAEPRKRPRSSIMDKEEEEEEREDEEDQDRADRAVMEQEEYADENDEEQAPAAHRNARTYEIVTKRRRLHEVEPSVAAAPLPRSTIGMRASRAPVRSSKHTQTDRFDRFVAQTGRMDRATSTVGQYRSARNDARPSGRTSLFGRPASVASSDSVFRPYSIHSTQPTATVTSGAEPEDGAAGEPARPFAAYKFGQGLADASGRMTSFLGNAHYRQRMESLQRGAVPKAFFSSHDEPAKSLYSSGSESSVSSRWPSFNQTLFGSVSSLSSGRIPPEYGGSPFYDGLTRYGGASAARTLATNVMVQRSAQPSNSTLVVRQDAASGSGRRREAGPEPPKAPEISSTSQRMRHILDTFSTNKKNGQPVPEQFLSNSSLRRELDELIGRTKQTNRIAYPYPDVHSPRIPEMLQIMREQKSASILNEPVEYVPRPPAVPLMEYSVPLLPADRPASPSERRSLATETRPSVEASKAPEEPKQQLAPPLPNPEHLRGLSRVRWNPLSSQPVTAEGKRKAVNGNETTPTHNEQEQLVGAEDERETEQQEQCKEAEEKHGESEEEEEDGDETDLMEQENEGKELCRSSTPIEGVQQFTFASPIALGEPMELEFSPSPTITFTFASPARCLEQHLETKARSFQELMAESAGKWVCDMCMIRNEPDQQKCMACESAKPAKKPAQQQQQQQQQPSTSTTQPVRSFQELMAESAGKWVCDMCMIRNEPEQQKCMACESAKPAKKPEQQQQPPAKNSTHNSEPQTPSDLKQWLAMKKPVQQQPQPSISAQPVRSFQELMAESAGKWVCDMCMIRNEPEQQKCMACESAKPAKKPEEQQQQPPAKKSSQDSEPHTSIEWKRMLAADSPFSKVPELKDGFQSIVEKMKASTWVCDTCTAQNPIEHGRCLCCEQDRPGGGGAGSAPGKASEAAVLVPKFTFGMPSFTPNTAANSTTIDTQKEMKAADPITSTPSRTGGFLFGAFNGVDRGTSNSVAPAPAPAPAPATAPVPAGLFSFGAPANSAHPCPPAAAVVPEASSSKPSFSFTNTSTTVTSAAQPFVFGASPKVPSAVSFQPSVNSGSSMAPQQQFAASVTGDSNAAPTSLFGLPSSTPVNFNFTTTSNWAESNPVFQFGGKPQPNPSAQISAGQSHQIARRKMIRASRRLQPR